CTGGCAAGCGCGGTCAATAAGCGCTGGATTAAAGCGTTACGTATCAATGCTGAGCAAGATACTGTAGATAGCGTCAAAGCAAAGATTGAAGCGTTTGCCAAAGCAGGCGCCAGCAGTATTTTACTGGATGCTTATCATCAGCATAAATATGGCGGCACCGGTGCTAGCTTCGATTGGGATTTGATTCCAAAGGATAGTCCATTACCCATCATATTAGCAGGCGGGCTTGATAGCGATAAGGTTACTGACACGCTTGATCTGCCTATTTATGCTGTCGATGTTAGCGGCGGTATTGAGTCTGCCAAAGGCAAAAAAGATTCGGCCAAAATGCGTGCCTTTATGAAAGCGGTCAAGCGCGATCGATGGCAAAACGCCACGCTAAATGTAGCGAGCCTTTCAATATAAGTAGTGATATAAGTAGCGATATAGATCGCAATGTAAATCGCTAACTGGGTGGCTAACTCCACAGCTCACCCTACAGCCAATAAAACAGTTAAAAATTACCCCAATATTTATCCTAAAAAATACCACTTATCGTAGGAATTATCATGAGTCATGTCTCCAATACTGCCCCTTCTGCTGGCGCACGAGCCATCAATACTTTTACCAATCCAGAAGGCGTGCAAGATTTTAATCAATACCCTGATGCCAGCGGCCACTTCGGCGTGCACGGCGGGCGCTTCGTTTCAGAAACCTTGATGGCAGCGCTTGAAGAGCTTGAAACCTTATACACCAAAGTGAAGGCTGATCCTGCATTTTGGGAAGAGTATCACAATGATTTGGTCAATTACGTCGGTCGTCCCACCCCGCTCTATCATGCCAAGCGCCTCAGCGATGAGATTGGAGGTGCGCAGATTTACTTTAAACGTGAAGACTTAAACCATACCGGCGCCCACAAGGTTAATAACACTATCGGTCAGGCATTACTGGCGAAGATGAGTGGTAAAAAGCGCATTATCGCTGAAACCGGTGCCGGACAGCACGGCGTAGCTACGGCAACCATAGCGGCGCGTTTAGGTCTAGAGTGTATCGTCTATATGGGCGCTGATGATGTCGAACGTCAAAAGATGAACGTTTATCGCATGCGTCTATTAGGGACTAAAGTGGTGCCGGTTACTTCTGGCTCACGTACGCTCAAAGACGCGATGAATGAAGCCATGCGTGATTGGGTTACTAATGTCGATACCACTTATTATATCATTGGTACGGTGGCAGGTCCGCATCCTTATCCGCTACTGGTACGCGACTTTCAAGCAATTATCGGCAAAGAAGCTCGCATTCAGCATTTAGAGAAAACCGGTAAATTGCCCGATGCACTGGTTGCTTGTGTCGGCGGGGGCTCCAACGCTATCGGACTGTTTTTTGACTTCTTAAATGATGAAGGCGTCAAGATGTACGGTGTCGAAGCGACAGGCGACGGGGTTGAGACCGGTCGGCACTCAGCGCCATTAGCCGCTGGTCGTATCGGCGTCTTGCACGGTAACCGTACTTATTTGATGGCGGATGACGATGGACAGATTCAAGAAACTCATTCCATCTCTGCAGGTCTCGACTACCCAGGCGTTGGTCCTGAGCATAGCTTCTTAAAGGATATGAAGCGAGTAGAGTACGTCGGCTGTACCGATTTGGAAGCGTTAGAGGGCTTCCATGAAGTCACTCGTAAAGAAGGTATTATTCCTGCGCTTGAAACCGCTCATGCCTGTGCTTATGCGCTAAAACTAGCTAAGACTATGACACCGGAGCAAACTATCATTGTTAATATGTCAGGCCGCGGTGATAAAGATCTGCACTCGGTGATGAAGGCGGAAGGGATTGAGCTTTAAGGTATAAATGAAGCTATATAAATGAGACTATAAATACAAACTATAGTCTCTAACTTTTAATGGTATTGATAAGCATAAGAGAACCCTATGACCCGAATTGAAAGCACCTTTGACACCCTAAAAGCCCAAAACAAAAAAGCGCTAATCCCTTATGTGATGGCAGGCGATCCTAATCCTAGTAACTTCGTAGGCTTGCTACATGATTTAGTTAAGCACGGCGCCGATATGATCGAAGTTGGTTTGCCTTTTTCTGACCCAATGGCAGATGGACCAACCGTTGCATTGGCTGGCGAGCGCGCTTTAGCAGCGGGCACCAGTACCCGCGGCGCCCTAAACATGGTCGCTGAGTTCCGTAAGACTGACACCCAAACGCCGATTATTTTGATGGGCTATCTAAATCCAGTCGAGATTATTGGCTATGATAAGTTTGTGCAATTATGCGAGCAGGCCGGAGTCGATGGCATTTTGATGGTAGATCTGCCGCCCGCTGAGGCAGGTAGTTTTACCCAGCATTTAACTGAGCATGCGATGAATGAGATTTTCTTATTATCGCCGACCACGCTGCCTGAGCGCCGTGAGCAAGTGCTGACCCATTGCGGCGGCTATATTTATTATGTGTCCCTAAAAGGGGTGACCGGTTCGGCAACGCTTGATACCGATGATGTGGCAACCCAAGTGCAAGCTATCAAAGCCGAGACTGATTTGCCCGTTTGTGTTGGTTTTGGTATTCGTGATGGCGCCTCAGCTAAAGCTATTGGTCAGCATGCCGATGGTATTATCGTGGGTAGTGCGCTGGTGCAAAACTTTGCTGATATTGATGCTAATGATGCCTCAGCGGTCGCAGATGCGCAGCAAAAAATCATGGCAAAAATGGATGAATTACGGACAGCCTTAGATAGTCTAAAAGCATAAGTTACTGATAGGTGACCATTATCCGAATAAATATCTAATAATAAGATTGAATGACTTTGCTAAATTTAGTTTACGTGTGTAAACTAAGAAAATATAAATGGTTACACTTGCTATTGAGTGTGCCTCATAACGGCTCAGGTTATGACTTTATTTAATCCTAAATGACAGGTAAATGAGCAAACTTGTCGAAAAGCCTTGGATAAGGGCGATGAATATGACTGATACGATAACAAAGATGGACAACAAAAACGCTAAGGATAAGCAAGACGATACCGTTGATCCGACGCGGCACTCTTGGTTTAAGCGCCCAATACCGGGGGTTAAACAGCAACTAACGCCAGCGCTGACTGCTGTAGAAACGGAGCCGTCAACCGAGTGTAGCAGCTGTCATTCGATGATTACCAATACGGCGCTGATCTTTAACTGCTATGTCTGTCCGCACTGTGATCATCATTTACCGATGACGGCGCGTGAGCGTCTAAAATGGTTCTTGGATCAAGTGGATGGCGAGCTTGGACAAGAATTTACGGCAAAAGACCCGCTTAGATTCGTCGATAGCAAACCCTATCCGCAGCGTATGAGTGAGGCGCAGACCAAGACTGGCGAGAGTGAAGCTTTGGTGGTTATGTACGGAAAACTGCGTAACCTTGATGTGGTCGCCTGTGCTTTTGACTTCCGCTTTATGGGAGGTTCTATGGGTTCGGTGGTCGGCGACCGTTTTGTACAGGCTGCCGAAAAGGCACTG
This sequence is a window from Psychrobacter jeotgali. Protein-coding genes within it:
- a CDS encoding phosphoribosylanthranilate isomerase, which translates into the protein MQVKFCGFTQLTDIHAATQLGVDAVGLVFYPPSPRAVTQAQAQALTAAVPAFVSVVALVVNMPAAELTQLANNVSFDIIQFHGDESPDECQQLASAVNKRWIKALRINAEQDTVDSVKAKIEAFAKAGASSILLDAYHQHKYGGTGASFDWDLIPKDSPLPIILAGGLDSDKVTDTLDLPIYAVDVSGGIESAKGKKDSAKMRAFMKAVKRDRWQNATLNVASLSI
- the trpB gene encoding tryptophan synthase subunit beta, encoding MSHVSNTAPSAGARAINTFTNPEGVQDFNQYPDASGHFGVHGGRFVSETLMAALEELETLYTKVKADPAFWEEYHNDLVNYVGRPTPLYHAKRLSDEIGGAQIYFKREDLNHTGAHKVNNTIGQALLAKMSGKKRIIAETGAGQHGVATATIAARLGLECIVYMGADDVERQKMNVYRMRLLGTKVVPVTSGSRTLKDAMNEAMRDWVTNVDTTYYIIGTVAGPHPYPLLVRDFQAIIGKEARIQHLEKTGKLPDALVACVGGGSNAIGLFFDFLNDEGVKMYGVEATGDGVETGRHSAPLAAGRIGVLHGNRTYLMADDDGQIQETHSISAGLDYPGVGPEHSFLKDMKRVEYVGCTDLEALEGFHEVTRKEGIIPALETAHACAYALKLAKTMTPEQTIIVNMSGRGDKDLHSVMKAEGIEL
- the accD gene encoding acetyl-CoA carboxylase, carboxyltransferase subunit beta gives rise to the protein MDNKNAKDKQDDTVDPTRHSWFKRPIPGVKQQLTPALTAVETEPSTECSSCHSMITNTALIFNCYVCPHCDHHLPMTARERLKWFLDQVDGELGQEFTAKDPLRFVDSKPYPQRMSEAQTKTGESEALVVMYGKLRNLDVVACAFDFRFMGGSMGSVVGDRFVQAAEKALMEEKPLVCFAASGGARMQEGLLSLMQMARTAAAVERMRLAGIPYIVVLTNPVYGGVTASLAMLGDIHLAEPKAMIGFAGKRVIEQTVRETLEEPFQRAEFLLEHGVIDEVVHRHQLIDTTYRLLAKLCNKPNVDA
- the trpA gene encoding tryptophan synthase subunit alpha, which encodes MTRIESTFDTLKAQNKKALIPYVMAGDPNPSNFVGLLHDLVKHGADMIEVGLPFSDPMADGPTVALAGERALAAGTSTRGALNMVAEFRKTDTQTPIILMGYLNPVEIIGYDKFVQLCEQAGVDGILMVDLPPAEAGSFTQHLTEHAMNEIFLLSPTTLPERREQVLTHCGGYIYYVSLKGVTGSATLDTDDVATQVQAIKAETDLPVCVGFGIRDGASAKAIGQHADGIIVGSALVQNFADIDANDASAVADAQQKIMAKMDELRTALDSLKA